From Saccharothrix espanaensis DSM 44229, the proteins below share one genomic window:
- a CDS encoding vitamin B12-dependent ribonucleotide reductase has product MTETVGGSSKKTATRNGAGDKRLAVQRVYTTEGVHPYDEVTWERRDVVMTNWRDGSINFEQRGVEFPDFWSVNATNIVTSKYFRGAVGTPQREHSLRQLIDRVVKTYTEAGVKHGYFSTDQDAAVFEHELTWMLLHQVFSFNSPVWFNVGTSSPQQVSACFILAVDDTMESILNWYREEGLIFKGGSGAGLNLSRIRSSKELLSSGGTASGPVSFMRGADASAGTIKSGGATRRAAKMVVLDVDHPDVEEFIETKAREEDKVRALRDAGFDMDLGGRDIVSVQYQNANNSIRVSDEFMHSYENGGRFGLRARQTGEVIEQIDAKGLFRKLAKAAWECADPGIQYDGTINDWHTTPESGRITASNPCSEYMHLDNSSCNLASLNLMKFLQDDGQFNADLFAKSVELVITAMEISISFADFPTEPIAETTRKFRQLGIGYANLGALLMATGHAYDSEGGRALAAAITSLMQAVAYKRSAELAGIVGPYEGYARNAEAHQRVIRKHAAANDLIRTYHANDVAVHKVATRAWQEGIQVGAKNGWRNAQASVLAPTGTIGLMMDCDTTGIEPDLALVKFKKLVGGGSMQIVNQTVPRALKSLGYQDEQVEAIVEFIGEHGHVVDAPGLKLEHYEVFDCAMGDRSIAPMGHVRMMAAVQPFISGAISKTVNMPETATVEEVEEIYYQGWKLGLKALAIYRDNCKVGQPLSAGKSAKSSSETKTETVVEYRPVRKRLPKKRPSQTVSFTVGGAEGYLHAGSYPDDGLGEIFVKLGKQGSTLAGVMDAFSMSISVGLQYGIPLEFYVSKFQNLRFEPAGMTDDPDVRIATSVLDYLFRRLALDYLPFEKRSQLGIFTADERTAQVNENYGSGDVDLEGLRTSVDSTPKAAVEEKKKPQDIQVGSSTELLELHLGTTADAPLCMTCGTKMRPAGSCYLCEGCGSTSGCS; this is encoded by the coding sequence ATGACGGAGACCGTTGGCGGCTCCAGCAAGAAGACCGCCACCCGCAACGGTGCGGGGGACAAGCGCCTCGCGGTGCAGCGCGTCTACACCACCGAGGGCGTGCACCCGTACGACGAGGTGACGTGGGAGCGCCGCGACGTCGTCATGACGAACTGGCGCGACGGCTCGATCAACTTCGAGCAGCGCGGCGTCGAGTTCCCCGACTTCTGGTCGGTCAACGCGACGAACATCGTGACCAGCAAGTACTTCCGCGGCGCGGTGGGCACGCCGCAGCGCGAGCACAGCCTGCGCCAGTTGATCGACCGCGTCGTCAAGACCTACACCGAGGCCGGCGTCAAGCACGGCTACTTCAGCACCGACCAGGACGCCGCGGTCTTCGAGCACGAGCTGACCTGGATGCTGCTGCACCAGGTGTTCAGCTTCAACTCGCCGGTGTGGTTCAACGTCGGCACCAGCTCGCCGCAGCAGGTCAGCGCCTGCTTCATCCTCGCCGTGGACGACACCATGGAGTCGATCCTCAACTGGTACCGCGAGGAGGGGCTGATCTTCAAGGGCGGTTCCGGCGCGGGCCTGAACCTGTCCCGGATCCGGTCCTCCAAGGAGCTGCTCTCCTCCGGCGGCACCGCGAGCGGCCCGGTCTCGTTCATGCGCGGCGCGGACGCGTCCGCGGGCACGATCAAGTCCGGTGGCGCGACCCGCCGGGCGGCGAAGATGGTCGTGCTCGACGTGGACCACCCCGACGTCGAGGAGTTCATCGAGACCAAGGCCCGTGAAGAGGACAAGGTCCGCGCGCTGCGCGACGCCGGGTTCGACATGGACCTGGGCGGCCGGGACATCGTGTCCGTGCAGTACCAGAACGCGAACAACTCGATCCGGGTCTCCGACGAGTTCATGCACTCGTACGAGAACGGCGGCCGGTTCGGCCTGCGCGCCCGCCAGACCGGCGAGGTGATCGAGCAGATCGACGCCAAGGGCCTGTTCCGCAAGCTGGCCAAGGCGGCGTGGGAGTGCGCCGACCCGGGCATCCAGTACGACGGCACGATCAACGACTGGCACACCACGCCGGAGTCGGGCCGGATCACCGCCTCGAACCCGTGCTCGGAGTACATGCACCTGGACAACTCCAGCTGCAACCTGGCGTCGCTGAACCTGATGAAGTTCCTCCAGGACGACGGCCAGTTCAACGCCGACCTGTTCGCCAAGTCGGTCGAGCTGGTCATCACCGCGATGGAGATCTCCATCAGCTTCGCGGACTTCCCGACCGAGCCGATCGCGGAGACCACCCGCAAGTTCCGCCAGCTGGGCATCGGCTACGCCAACCTGGGCGCGCTGCTGATGGCCACCGGTCACGCCTACGACTCCGAGGGTGGCCGGGCGCTCGCCGCCGCCATCACCTCGCTGATGCAGGCCGTGGCGTACAAGCGGTCCGCGGAGCTGGCCGGGATCGTCGGCCCGTACGAGGGTTACGCCCGCAACGCCGAGGCGCACCAGCGCGTCATCCGCAAGCACGCCGCGGCGAACGACCTGATCCGCACCTACCACGCGAACGACGTCGCGGTGCACAAGGTCGCGACGCGGGCGTGGCAGGAGGGCATCCAGGTCGGCGCGAAGAACGGCTGGCGCAACGCGCAGGCGTCCGTCCTCGCGCCCACCGGCACCATCGGCCTGATGATGGACTGCGACACCACCGGCATCGAGCCCGACCTCGCCCTGGTCAAGTTCAAGAAGCTGGTCGGCGGCGGCTCCATGCAGATCGTCAACCAGACCGTGCCGCGCGCCCTGAAGTCCCTGGGCTACCAGGACGAGCAGGTCGAGGCCATCGTCGAGTTCATCGGCGAGCACGGCCACGTCGTGGACGCCCCCGGCCTCAAGCTGGAGCACTACGAGGTGTTCGACTGCGCCATGGGCGACCGCTCCATCGCGCCGATGGGCCACGTCCGGATGATGGCCGCGGTGCAGCCGTTCATCTCCGGCGCGATCTCCAAGACGGTCAACATGCCGGAGACGGCGACCGTCGAAGAGGTCGAGGAGATCTACTACCAGGGCTGGAAGCTGGGCCTGAAGGCGCTGGCGATCTACCGCGACAACTGCAAGGTCGGCCAGCCGCTGTCGGCGGGTAAGTCCGCGAAGTCGTCCTCCGAGACGAAGACCGAGACGGTCGTGGAGTACCGCCCGGTCCGCAAGCGGCTGCCCAAGAAGCGCCCGTCGCAGACCGTCTCGTTCACGGTCGGCGGTGCCGAGGGCTACCTGCACGCCGGTTCGTACCCGGACGACGGTCTCGGCGAGATCTTCGTCAAGCTCGGCAAGCAGGGTTCGACGCTGGCCGGCGTGATGGACGCCTTCTCCATGTCCATCTCGGTCGGTCTCCAGTACGGCATCCCGCTGGAGTTCTACGTCTCGAAGTTCCAGAACCTGCGCTTCGAGCCGGCCGGCATGACCGACGACCCGGACGTCCGGATCGCGACCAGCGTGCTGGACTACCTGTTCCGCCGCCTCGCGCTGGACTACCTGCCGTTCGAGAAGCGCTCGCAGCTCGGCATCTTCACCGCCGACGAGCGCACGGCCCAGGTCAACGAGAACTACGGCAGTGGCGACGTGGACCTCGAAGGTCTGCGCACCTCCGTCGACTCGACCCCCAAGGCCGCCGTCGAGGAGAAGAAGAAGCCGCAGGACATCCAGGTCGGCAGCTCCACCGAACTGCTCGAACTGCACCTGGGCACGACCGCCGACGCCCCGCTCTGCATGACCTGCGGCACCAAGATGCGCCCCGCCGGCTCGTGCTACCTCTGCGAGGGCTGCGGCTCCACCTCCGGTTGCAGCTGA
- a CDS encoding LysM peptidoglycan-binding domain-containing protein, which translates to MAVVIGTRKGFDLVDGTTAEEVRRGEQLHPGPRVLRTFEDTRRPTTPRRRQVAASTTPDPAACEVRENTRHPAVQFAIYAAVAIAAAVTLSLLYLYGSGATTVPERTSVVHVQVGETLWDVAERSAPNSNPEAVVDRIKSLNNLTDTTTITPGQPLVVPDGRTTTTT; encoded by the coding sequence ATGGCGGTGGTGATTGGCACGCGGAAGGGCTTCGACCTCGTGGACGGAACCACGGCCGAAGAAGTGCGTCGCGGCGAACAACTACACCCCGGCCCGAGGGTCCTGCGCACCTTCGAGGACACCCGCCGCCCCACCACCCCCCGCCGACGCCAGGTCGCGGCGAGCACGACCCCGGACCCGGCGGCGTGCGAGGTCCGCGAGAACACCCGGCACCCGGCCGTCCAGTTCGCGATCTACGCGGCCGTGGCGATCGCGGCGGCCGTGACCCTGAGCCTGCTCTACCTGTACGGCTCGGGCGCGACGACAGTCCCCGAACGCACCAGCGTCGTACACGTCCAGGTGGGTGAAACCCTCTGGGACGTCGCCGAGCGCTCGGCCCCGAACAGCAACCCGGAAGCCGTCGTGGACCGCATCAAGTCCCTGAACAACCTCACGGACACCACGACCATCACCCCCGGCCAACCGCTGGTAGTCCCAGACGGCCGCACCACCACCACGACTTAA
- a CDS encoding fumarate reductase/succinate dehydrogenase flavoprotein subunit, whose protein sequence is MPEVERHSFDVLVIGAGGAGLRAAIEAREHGMRTAVLCKSLFGKAHTVMAEGGIAAAMGNVNSNDNWQVHFRDTMRGGKFLNNWRMAELHAREAPDRVWELETYGALFDRTKDGRISQRNFGGHEYPRLAHVGDRTGLELIRSLQQKVVSLQQDDHAATGDYESRLKVFQEFTVTDLVQENGKIAGAFGYWRESGRFVLFEAPAVVLATGGIGKSFKVTSNSWEYTGDGHALALRAGASLINMEFIQFHPTGMVWPPSVKGILVTESVRGDGGVLRNSDGKRFMFDYIPEVFKDKYADNEDEADRWYADPDNNRRPPELLPRDEVARAINSEVKAGRGSEHGGVFLDVSTRLPAEEITRRLPSMHHQFKELADVDITAQPMEVGPTCHYVMGGVQVEPDTGASSVPGLFAAGEVSGGMHGSNRLGGNSLSDLLVFGRRAGEGAATYVSGLTERPVCSDDAIAEAQRVAVEPFSRDGGENPYTLHMELQQAMNDLVGIIRKAEEMDQALKRLDDLKERALALTVEGHRQFNPGWHLALDLRNMLLVSECVARAALLRTESRGGHTRDDYPGMDPDWRRKLLVCRVSGPGSGSGSGSGSGLGSGSGSGSGSEVTVVEEAQIPIRPDLLALFEAGELQKYLTADELEG, encoded by the coding sequence TTGCCCGAGGTGGAACGGCATTCGTTCGACGTGCTGGTGATCGGCGCCGGTGGCGCGGGCCTGCGTGCGGCGATCGAGGCCAGGGAACACGGGATGCGCACGGCGGTGCTGTGCAAGTCGTTGTTCGGCAAGGCGCACACGGTGATGGCCGAGGGCGGTATCGCCGCGGCCATGGGCAACGTCAACTCCAACGACAACTGGCAGGTGCACTTCCGCGACACCATGCGCGGCGGGAAGTTCCTGAACAACTGGCGGATGGCGGAGTTGCACGCGCGCGAGGCCCCGGACCGGGTGTGGGAGCTGGAGACCTACGGCGCGCTGTTCGACCGCACCAAGGACGGTCGGATCAGCCAGCGCAACTTCGGCGGCCACGAGTACCCGAGGCTGGCGCACGTCGGCGACCGCACCGGTCTGGAGCTGATCCGCTCGTTGCAGCAGAAAGTCGTTTCGCTGCAACAGGACGACCACGCGGCGACCGGGGACTACGAGTCGCGGCTCAAGGTCTTCCAGGAGTTCACCGTCACCGACCTGGTGCAGGAGAACGGGAAGATCGCCGGCGCGTTCGGCTACTGGCGCGAGTCCGGGCGGTTCGTGCTGTTCGAGGCGCCCGCGGTGGTGCTGGCGACCGGCGGTATCGGCAAGTCGTTCAAGGTGACCTCGAACTCCTGGGAGTACACCGGCGACGGGCACGCGCTCGCCCTGCGGGCCGGCGCGTCGCTGATCAACATGGAGTTCATCCAGTTCCACCCGACCGGCATGGTGTGGCCGCCGTCGGTGAAGGGGATCCTGGTCACCGAGTCGGTGCGCGGCGACGGCGGCGTGCTGCGCAACTCGGACGGCAAGCGGTTCATGTTCGACTACATCCCCGAGGTGTTCAAGGACAAGTACGCCGACAACGAGGACGAGGCGGACCGCTGGTACGCCGACCCGGACAACAACCGCCGCCCACCGGAGCTGCTGCCGCGCGACGAGGTGGCGCGCGCCATCAACTCGGAGGTCAAGGCGGGCCGGGGCTCCGAGCACGGCGGCGTGTTCCTCGACGTGTCGACCCGGCTGCCCGCCGAGGAGATCACCCGGCGGCTGCCGTCGATGCACCACCAGTTCAAGGAACTGGCCGACGTCGACATCACCGCGCAGCCCATGGAGGTCGGGCCGACCTGCCACTACGTGATGGGCGGGGTGCAGGTCGAACCAGACACCGGCGCGTCGTCCGTGCCGGGCCTGTTCGCGGCGGGCGAGGTGTCCGGCGGGATGCACGGCTCCAACCGGCTCGGCGGCAACTCGCTGTCCGACCTGCTGGTGTTCGGCCGCCGCGCGGGCGAGGGCGCGGCGACCTACGTGTCCGGGCTGACCGAGCGCCCGGTGTGCTCCGACGACGCCATCGCCGAGGCGCAACGCGTCGCCGTGGAACCGTTCTCGCGTGACGGCGGGGAGAACCCGTACACGCTGCACATGGAGTTGCAGCAGGCGATGAACGACCTGGTCGGCATCATCCGGAAGGCCGAGGAGATGGACCAGGCGTTGAAGCGCCTGGACGACCTGAAGGAACGCGCGCTCGCGCTGACGGTGGAAGGCCACCGCCAGTTCAACCCCGGTTGGCACCTGGCGCTGGACCTGCGCAACATGTTGCTGGTCAGCGAATGCGTGGCACGGGCGGCGCTGCTGCGTACCGAGTCGCGCGGCGGCCACACCCGCGACGACTACCCGGGGATGGATCCGGACTGGCGGCGGAAGCTGTTGGTGTGCCGGGTTTCGGGCCCTGGATCCGGCTCTGGATCCGGCTCTGGATCGGGTCTCGGTTCGGGATCTGGTTCGGGCTCGGGCTCGGAGGTGACGGTCGTGGAGGAGGCGCAGATCCCGATCCGACCGGACCTGCTGGCGCTGTTCGAGGCCGGCGAGCTGCAGAAGTACCTGACCGCCGACGAACTGGAGGGCTGA
- a CDS encoding cytotoxic translational repressor of toxin-antitoxin stability system — MTSLPQPTRKDHEKFCQVEEWRRVRDVRGRSGTHHVTYELDLVDGRILRTRVSHPVDRTGYGPSSWKHILRDQLDVDEPTFWSCVLDRVRPARGTPEPPAEALPVDLVHLLISRVGLDESEIAGMSKNEAVARLQRYWTEGS, encoded by the coding sequence GTGACTTCCTTGCCGCAGCCGACCCGCAAGGATCACGAGAAGTTCTGCCAGGTCGAGGAATGGCGCCGGGTGCGCGACGTCCGCGGGCGAAGCGGAACGCATCACGTCACCTACGAACTCGATCTTGTAGACGGCAGGATTCTGCGCACCCGCGTTTCGCATCCGGTGGATCGCACCGGCTACGGACCGAGCAGCTGGAAGCACATCCTCCGCGACCAACTCGACGTGGACGAACCGACGTTCTGGTCATGCGTGCTGGACAGAGTCAGGCCCGCTCGCGGGACACCCGAGCCGCCGGCGGAGGCGCTGCCTGTCGACCTCGTGCACTTGCTGATCTCACGCGTCGGCCTGGACGAGTCCGAGATAGCCGGAATGAGCAAGAACGAGGCGGTCGCCAGGCTCCAGCGCTATTGGACCGAGGGCAGCTGA
- the hflX gene encoding GTPase HflX, which yields MTENTHNSNDWLDHDAELSTGELALADRAALRRVSGLSTELQDVTEVEYRQLRLERVVLVGVWTEGTAADSEASLAELALLAETAGSEVLEGLVQRRDRPDPATYIGSGKVSELRDVVISTGADTVICDGELSPGQLRQLEEKLKVKVVDRTALILDIFAQHASSKEGKAQVELAQLQYLLPRLRGWGESLSRQAGGRAGGGNGGVGLRGPGETKLETDRRRIRAKISKLRRQIAGMSVIRDTKRGARIANAVPNVAIAGYTNAGKSSLLNALTGAGVLVEDALFATLDPTTRRSQTPEGLPYTLTDTVGFVRHLPHQLVEAFRSTLEEVADADLLVHVVDGSDAMPEKQVTAVREVISEISERRDDPMPAELLVVNKVDAVGELGLARLRHLFPTAVLVSAHTGEGIQELRERIATLIPRPEVVVEAMVPYARGELVARIHREGEILKERHTEEGTELSARVRPDLAGVLEQFAVNGSRA from the coding sequence ATGACGGAAAACACGCACAACAGCAACGACTGGCTCGACCACGACGCCGAGCTGTCCACCGGCGAGCTCGCCCTCGCCGACCGAGCCGCGCTGCGCCGCGTCTCGGGCCTGTCCACCGAGCTCCAGGACGTCACCGAGGTCGAGTACCGGCAGCTCCGCCTGGAGCGCGTCGTGCTGGTCGGCGTGTGGACCGAGGGCACCGCAGCCGACTCCGAGGCCTCGCTGGCCGAGCTGGCGCTGCTCGCCGAGACGGCGGGCTCCGAGGTGCTCGAAGGGCTCGTCCAGCGGCGCGACCGACCCGACCCGGCGACCTACATCGGCTCCGGCAAGGTCTCCGAGCTGCGCGACGTCGTGATCTCGACCGGCGCGGACACGGTGATCTGCGACGGCGAGCTCTCCCCCGGCCAGCTCCGGCAGCTGGAGGAGAAGCTCAAGGTCAAGGTCGTCGACCGCACGGCGCTGATCCTCGACATCTTCGCCCAGCACGCCTCGTCCAAGGAGGGCAAGGCGCAGGTCGAGCTCGCGCAGCTGCAGTACCTGCTGCCGCGCCTGCGCGGCTGGGGCGAGTCGCTGTCCCGGCAGGCCGGTGGCCGGGCCGGTGGCGGCAACGGCGGCGTGGGCCTGCGCGGCCCCGGTGAGACCAAGCTCGAAACCGACCGCCGGCGCATCCGCGCCAAGATCTCGAAGCTGCGCCGGCAGATCGCGGGCATGAGCGTCATCCGGGACACCAAGCGCGGTGCCCGGATCGCCAACGCGGTGCCCAACGTGGCCATCGCCGGCTACACCAACGCGGGCAAGTCCAGCCTGCTCAACGCCCTGACCGGGGCGGGGGTGCTGGTGGAGGACGCGCTGTTCGCCACCCTCGACCCGACCACCAGGCGCAGCCAGACCCCGGAGGGCCTGCCGTACACGCTGACCGACACGGTCGGCTTCGTCCGGCACCTGCCGCACCAGCTGGTGGAGGCGTTCCGGTCGACGCTGGAGGAGGTCGCGGACGCCGACCTGCTGGTGCACGTCGTCGACGGCTCGGACGCGATGCCGGAGAAGCAGGTCACGGCCGTGCGCGAGGTGATCTCCGAGATCAGCGAGCGCCGTGACGACCCGATGCCGGCCGAACTGCTGGTGGTCAACAAGGTCGACGCGGTCGGCGAGCTGGGCCTGGCCCGCCTGCGCCACCTGTTCCCCACCGCCGTCCTGGTGTCCGCGCACACCGGCGAGGGCATCCAGGAGCTGCGGGAGCGCATCGCGACCCTCATCCCGCGACCCGAGGTCGTGGTGGAGGCGATGGTGCCGTACGCGCGCGGCGAACTGGTCGCCCGGATCCACCGCGAGGGCGAGATCCTCAAGGAGCGGCACACCGAGGAGGGCACCGAGCTCAGCGCCCGGGTCCGCCCGGACCTGGCCGGCGTGCTGGAGCAGTTCGCCGTGAACGGAAGCCGCGCCTGA
- the lexA gene encoding transcriptional repressor LexA, translated as MARKTNDDLRTAADVPSAPEPADIAGNAGLTLRQRKVLDVIRDWLDRFGYPPSVREIGEAVGLTSTSSVAHQLRALERKGFLRRDPNRPRAVGVLPTEIVTGVDPAARPTPAYVPMLGRIAAGGPILAEEAIEDVFPLPREIVGEGEVFLLRVVGDSMVDAAITDGDWVVVRQQPVAENGDVVAAMIDGEATVKTFKRRDGHVWLLPHNSAYQPILGDEASILGKVVAVLRRL; from the coding sequence GTGGCTCGCAAGACCAACGACGACCTGCGCACCGCCGCCGATGTGCCCTCCGCTCCCGAACCCGCCGACATCGCGGGCAACGCCGGGCTCACGTTGCGGCAGCGCAAGGTGCTCGACGTCATCCGGGACTGGTTGGACCGGTTCGGCTACCCGCCCAGCGTCCGGGAGATCGGCGAGGCGGTCGGGCTCACGTCCACCTCGTCCGTCGCGCACCAGCTGCGCGCTCTGGAGCGCAAGGGCTTCCTGCGGCGTGACCCGAACCGGCCGCGCGCGGTGGGTGTGCTGCCGACCGAGATCGTGACCGGGGTCGACCCCGCCGCCCGTCCCACGCCGGCCTACGTGCCGATGTTGGGCCGGATCGCGGCCGGTGGGCCGATCCTGGCCGAGGAGGCCATCGAGGACGTCTTCCCGCTGCCGCGCGAGATCGTGGGCGAGGGGGAGGTGTTCCTGCTGCGGGTCGTGGGTGACTCGATGGTGGACGCCGCCATCACCGACGGTGACTGGGTGGTGGTCCGCCAGCAGCCGGTCGCCGAGAACGGTGACGTGGTCGCGGCCATGATCGACGGCGAGGCGACGGTGAAGACGTTCAAGCGGCGTGACGGGCACGTGTGGCTGTTGCCGCACAACTCCGCCTACCAGCCGATCCTCGGGGACGAGGCGTCGATCCTGGGCAAGGTGGTGGCGGTCTTGCGGCGGCTCTAG
- the nrdR gene encoding transcriptional regulator NrdR, producing the protein MRCPFCRNSDSRVVDSREVDEGQVIRRRRSCSSCGRRFTTVEEAILAVVKRSGVTEPFSRDKVVTGVRRACQGRPVDEDAFHLLAQSVEESIRATGCAEIPSHEVGLAILGPLRDLDEVAYLRFASVYRSFSSVEDFEKEIADLRTAQQD; encoded by the coding sequence GTGCGCTGTCCGTTCTGCCGGAACTCGGACTCCCGCGTGGTCGACTCGCGCGAAGTGGACGAGGGTCAGGTGATCCGCCGCCGCAGGTCGTGCTCCAGCTGTGGCCGCCGGTTCACCACCGTCGAGGAGGCGATCCTCGCCGTGGTGAAGCGGTCCGGTGTGACCGAGCCGTTCAGCAGGGACAAGGTAGTCACCGGCGTCCGCCGCGCGTGCCAGGGGAGGCCCGTGGACGAGGACGCGTTCCACCTGCTGGCGCAGAGCGTCGAGGAATCCATCCGCGCGACCGGCTGCGCCGAGATCCCCAGCCACGAGGTGGGCCTGGCCATCCTGGGCCCGCTCAGAGACCTGGACGAAGTCGCTTACCTGCGGTTCGCCAGCGTTTACCGCTCGTTCTCCTCCGTAGAGGACTTCGAGAAGGAAATCGCCGACCTGCGAACCGCACAACAGGACTGA
- a CDS encoding prevent-host-death protein — protein MSAVHYDSYTEARAHLKDLLDAAEQGRVATVRRDSATTAVVDVKRLRHFLASIVPSRAQVVPEAGGWSVFIAGLPVSADGASFDEAITEMIDALREYAEDWQERLLNAPNHRDNWGLVQLISLSDDEQLRDWLVGAAR, from the coding sequence ATGTCCGCCGTTCACTACGACAGCTACACCGAGGCACGCGCTCACCTGAAAGACTTGCTGGACGCTGCGGAGCAGGGGCGAGTCGCCACGGTTCGACGTGACTCGGCGACGACAGCTGTCGTGGACGTCAAGCGGCTGCGCCACTTCCTCGCGTCGATCGTCCCGTCGCGCGCCCAAGTCGTCCCCGAGGCCGGCGGCTGGTCGGTGTTCATCGCGGGACTGCCGGTGTCCGCTGATGGCGCGTCGTTCGACGAAGCGATCACCGAGATGATCGATGCCCTGCGGGAGTACGCGGAAGACTGGCAGGAGCGCCTGCTCAACGCTCCCAACCACCGCGACAACTGGGGGTTGGTGCAGTTGATCAGCCTCAGCGACGACGAGCAGCTGCGCGACTGGCTTGTCGGTGCCGCGCGGTGA
- a CDS encoding esterase-like activity of phytase family protein, which produces MLNALLTIALTAGFATAQPAVGDVCEITDQRLEELSGLASDGDRWFAVNDSDNGAIEVHVLDRTCEITDTITAATNPYDVEDLALASDGTLWLADTGDNNKSRETVALHAVGQDGSTRIHRLTYPDGKHDAEALLLDGNGTPYIVTKEPLGSALVYRPTTALSDTAPTPLEQVARVSISGTDTPGGPLQSSVMTRVVTGAAMSKDGKVAALRTYTDAYLFPVPDGDLAKALEIDPVRIPLPNEPQGESITFDPDDTLLSASEFGTQGATRSTIRAVPQATTLAAPTTTTPPPPQADTATASDHPATPEDRPLWPALGAGAAALALIALALRRSRRRRSP; this is translated from the coding sequence TTGCTCAACGCCCTCCTGACCATCGCCCTGACGGCCGGCTTCGCGACAGCGCAGCCGGCCGTCGGCGACGTCTGCGAGATCACCGACCAGCGCCTGGAAGAGCTCTCCGGCCTCGCCTCGGACGGCGACCGGTGGTTCGCCGTCAACGACAGCGACAACGGCGCCATCGAGGTCCACGTCCTGGACCGCACCTGCGAGATCACCGACACGATCACCGCGGCGACCAACCCGTACGACGTCGAAGACCTCGCACTGGCCTCCGACGGCACCCTCTGGCTGGCCGACACGGGCGACAACAACAAGAGCCGCGAGACCGTCGCCCTGCACGCCGTGGGCCAGGACGGCTCCACGCGGATCCACCGCCTGACCTACCCGGACGGCAAGCACGACGCCGAAGCGCTGCTGCTGGACGGGAACGGCACCCCGTACATCGTCACCAAGGAGCCGTTGGGCTCGGCCTTGGTCTACCGCCCCACGACAGCGCTGAGCGACACCGCCCCCACACCCCTCGAACAGGTCGCCAGGGTCTCCATCAGCGGCACCGACACGCCGGGCGGCCCGCTCCAGAGCTCGGTCATGACCAGGGTCGTCACCGGTGCCGCGATGTCGAAGGACGGCAAGGTGGCCGCGCTCCGCACGTACACCGACGCCTACCTGTTCCCCGTCCCGGACGGCGACCTGGCCAAGGCCCTGGAAATCGACCCGGTCCGCATCCCCCTGCCCAACGAACCACAGGGCGAATCGATCACCTTCGACCCGGACGACACCCTGCTGTCAGCGTCGGAGTTCGGCACCCAGGGCGCAACCCGCTCGACCATCCGAGCAGTCCCCCAAGCCACAACCCTGGCCGCCCCAACCACCACCACACCGCCACCACCACAAGCCGACACGGCCACAGCGAGCGACCACCCCGCCACCCCCGAAGACCGCCCCCTGTGGCCCGCACTAGGCGCAGGAGCAGCAGCCCTGGCCTTGATAGCCCTGGCCCTACGCCGCTCCCGCCGCCGACGCTCCCCCTAG
- a CDS encoding succinate dehydrogenase/fumarate reductase iron-sulfur subunit → MGYQGHFRVWRGDADGGGLHDFTVEVNEGEVVLDVIHRLQATQAADLAVRWNCKAGKCGSCSAEINGKPRLLCMTRMSVFAEDETVTVTPMRTFPVIRDLVTDVSYNYTKAREVPAFRPPKGVAPGDYRMSQIDVERSQEFRKCIECFLCQNTCHVIRDHEENKESFSGPRFLMRVAELEMHPLDEADRVQEAQSEHGLGLCNITKCCTEVCPEHIKITDNALIPMKERVADRRYDPIVWLGDKLFRRS, encoded by the coding sequence ATGGGGTACCAGGGGCACTTCAGGGTGTGGCGCGGCGATGCGGACGGAGGCGGCCTGCACGACTTCACGGTGGAGGTCAACGAGGGCGAGGTCGTTCTCGACGTCATCCACCGGTTGCAGGCCACCCAGGCGGCGGACCTGGCCGTGCGGTGGAACTGCAAGGCCGGCAAGTGCGGCTCGTGCTCGGCGGAGATCAACGGCAAGCCGCGGCTGCTGTGCATGACCCGGATGTCGGTGTTCGCCGAGGACGAGACGGTCACGGTGACGCCGATGCGCACGTTCCCGGTGATCCGGGACCTGGTGACCGACGTGTCGTACAACTACACGAAGGCGCGCGAGGTCCCGGCGTTCCGGCCGCCCAAGGGCGTCGCACCGGGCGACTACCGGATGTCGCAGATCGATGTCGAGCGGTCCCAGGAGTTCCGCAAGTGCATCGAGTGCTTCCTGTGCCAGAACACGTGCCACGTGATCCGCGACCACGAGGAGAACAAGGAATCGTTCTCCGGGCCGAGGTTCCTGATGCGCGTGGCGGAACTGGAGATGCACCCGCTGGACGAAGCGGACCGCGTGCAGGAAGCGCAGTCCGAGCACGGCCTGGGGCTGTGCAACATCACGAAGTGCTGCACGGAGGTCTGCCCGGAGCACATCAAGATCACCGACAACGCCCTGATCCCGATGAAGGAACGCGTCGCGGACCGCCGCTACGACCCGATCGTCTGGCTGGGCGACAAGTTGTTCCGCAGGTCTTGA